GTCGATCTGGAGAAGGACGCGAAGTACCTGCCCGACGCGATCCGGGGCACCCGGACGCTGTACGTCGGCGCGGGCACCGTCGGGGCGTCCGTCGACCTCGGCAAGGTCGGGCCCGACGGGGTGACCGTGAACGAGGACCGGACCACGGCCGAACTCGTGCTTCCCCGTGCGGTGCTGGGAAAGCCCGCCCTGGATCCGGACCGCTCCTACGCCGTTTCCAAGCAGCGCGGCATCCTCGACCGGCTCGGCGACTTCTTCTCCGACAACCCCGGCAGCGAGCAGGCGGTCAACAAACTGGCCGCCCGGCACATCGGGGAGGCGGCCGAGGAGAGCGGTCTGACGAAGCGCGCCGAGAAGAACACCACTTCCATGCTCCAGGGTCTGCTCGGCTCCCTCGGATTCGAGAAGGTCACGGTCCGCTACACCGACCCGCCGCGCTGACCCCCACGGGGGTCGACGCGCTGCTGCCGAAGGGGCTGCGCACCGCACGCCGGCGACCGCAGCGTGTCGCAGCCGGGGCCCTCTCCGCGGACCGGGGATGGTGGGCGTATGAACAGTGCAGGCATTTTCGCCGATGCGTTCGAACGCATTCATGCAGCGGTGCACGCCGCGGTCGAGGACCTCCCGCCCGAGGACCTCAACGCCAGGCTCGACGACGGCGCGAACTCCATCTCCTGGCTCGTGTGGCACCTCACGCGCGTCCAGGACGACCACATCGCCGACGCGGCGGACACCGAGCAGCTCTGGTTCGCCGAGGACTGGGCGTCCCGCTTCGAGCTCCCCCTGGAAAAGGGATCGACCGGCTACGGACACAGCAGCGCGCAGGTGGGTTCCGTGAAGGTGGGATCGGCCGACCTCCTCCTCGGCTACTTCGACGCCGTGCACGAGCAGACCCTCGCCTTCGTACGAGGACTGGACGGCCGCTCCCTCGACCGCGTCGTGGACGACGCCTGGTCGCCACCGGTGACCCTCGGTGTACGGCTGGTCAGCGTCATCTCCGACGACCTGCAGCACGCGGGTCAGGCCGCGTTCGTCCGGGGCGCGCTGGAGCGCCGCCACCAGGTTTCGGACGTCGCGACTCCGGTACGCGCGTAGTGGCCGGGGCTCGTGCCGACCACACGCTTGAAGTGCCGGGAGAAGTGGGACTGGTCGTAGAAGCCGGCCGAGGCCGCGACCTCCGGTAGGCGCATGCCGCCGAGCAGCAGGCGCCTGGCCAGATCTACGCGTCGCCCTGTGAGGTACTGGTGCGGCGCCATGCCGAACTCGCGGCTGAAGGCCCGCACCAGGTGCGTGTGGTGGCTGTGCAGCTTCTCCGCCGCCTCGCGGAGCGTGAGCCCTTCCACGAAGTGTTCGTCGAGCAGATCCCGCAGCGCGTACGCGACCCGGCGGTCGTGCGTTTGTGGAGCGACCGGCTCGTCGCGCAGGTGCCGGGCGAGACGCTCGGAGACGAGAGCGAGACGGCTCTGCGCCTCCAGTTCGTCTCCGGGACGTACGAGCGTCCGGTGGAGCTGGTCCACTCGGTGACGGAGCCGGGGATCGCGCAGGACGGGCCGGTCGACCGCGTGTCCCACGAGGTCCGCGCCGATCTGCCCGGTGTCCAGATACAGGACGCGCTTGCGGAAACCCCCGGGAGTGGCCGCGACGCCGTTGTGCGGGACATGCGGAGGCAGCAGCGTCACCACCGAGCTGGGCGCCCCGTGCTCGTGGCGGTCCAGGTCGTAGCGGACCACGCCCTCGTCGACGATGAGGAGCGTCCACGCGTCATGCGTGTGCATGGGGTAGGCGTGGTCGGCGAAGTGCGCGTGGAAGACCTCGTCGATCCCCTCGACATCCGGACGCCACGCGGTGATGTCCGGACGTGCACCCATGAGCAGAGCCTACAAGAGCGTCGCGGACGCACCGGCACGTGCAAACTTCGTACAAGACGGACGGCGGGCGGGCTCGGCAGACTCCTGGCCATGACCGACGACAACGCACCCGTGCGCTTCGACACCAAGATCGCCGTGCTGCTCCGGGACGACCTCGAGACCTGGCAGCGCCTCAATGTCACCGCCTTCCTGGTGAGCGGCCTCGGAACGCAGGTGCCCGAGGTGGTCGGTGAGCCGTACGCCGACGCCGATGACACCCCCTACCTGCCCATGTTCCGGCAGCCAGTCCTCGTGTTCACCGGGTCCAAGGAGCTCCTGTCGACCGCGCACGGCAGGGCGGTCGGCCGCGGTGCGACCCTGGCGGTCTTCACCTCGGACCTCTTCGCGACCGGACATGACAAGGCCAACCGGGCAGCGGTCCGGGCGGTGCGGCGGGACGACCTGGACCTGGTGGGCCTGGCCGTCCACGGGCCGCGAAACGGCGTGGACAAGATCCTCAAGGGTGCGTCGATGCACCCCTGACCGGCGCCCCGACGTCACCGAACGGATACTCACGGGCACACCCGTGCGAGTGATGGTCGCCGGTGCCATACTCAAGACAAGTCCGCTTGACAGGCTTGTCACTGTCCCGAAAGGCGACGCGTCATGAACTGGGCATCGTGGACCACCCTCGGTGTCTTCGCGGGAACCGGCGGAGTGCGCACCGAAGAGGTAGGTGTCGTGAGCGGTGATCTGACCGTGCACACGACTTGGACCGAGAGGCAGGCCGAGGTCGCCGTCCAGTACAGCGGCGCTTCGGACTGGTTCACACTGGCCGGCAGTCCGGTGCCGTGCCGATCGGAGGAAGAAAGCAGATCTCTCCACCAGAGCGTCGTGGAGGCGGTACGCGCCGGCGGCGGAGCCACGGTTCCTGCTCCGCACTCGCTGGCCTGATCCGACCGGGCTTCGCGGCAGCAGTCAGTCTGCCGCGAAGCGCACCACGTAACGACGCTGCCAGGGCGTCTCCACTGCCTTGGGGTGGTAGTTCCGGCGGACGTAGGCGACCGCTTCCTCCGCCGGTACCCCGTCCAGCACGGCCAGGCAGGCCAGTGCCGTACCGGTACGCCCCCTGCCTCCACCGCACGCGACCTCGACCCGTTCGGCGGGGGCCCTGCTCCATGCCTCCGTCAGCACCGACCGCGCCGCGGCCCGGTCGGCGGGCAGACGGAAGTCGGGCCAGCGCAGCCACGCGGACTCCCAGGTCACCGGCGACGGCGCACTGCCCAGCAGATGGACCGTGAGGGTCGGATCGGGTCCCGCGGGGAGCGGATGCCTCAGACCGCGCCCGCGGACCAGCCGCCCCGTCGGAAGCCGCAGGACGCCCGCGCCTGCCGGATCCCAGGTCTCCGTCATCTCAGGCCTTCCCGTCGAGGTCCTGGGACAGCAGGCCGGCCAGCTCCTCGACGGCGTCCGGCGCGCTGTCGCCGACGGCCGACAATACCAGCGGGTCGCCGTGCTGGGCCGCCAGTGCGAGGACCGACAGCATGCTCCGGGCGTCCACCGGGGCGGTGCCCTCATGTCCGACGGTGACGGCAACAGGCTGACGCATGGCGGCCTGGACGAAGAGAGAGGCGGGACGGGCGTGCAGGCCGCTGCGGGACCCGACGTGGACGGTGCGCTGGTACACGGGTTCACTCCTGGGGCAGGGGGATTCGTGGTGCGGGGAGAGAAGCGGGCTCAGGCGGCCACGGTGACGGCGGAACCGTCATCGACGTGGGCGTTCGAGTCCGGGGCGCGTCGCATGCCCTTGAGCGCGACGACCAGAGCGGTGGACACCGCGGTGCCGACGGCGATCGCCAGCAGGTAGAGGAACGGCTCGCCGATGAGCGGGACGACGAACACGCCGCCGTGCGGGGCCCGGAGCGTACAGCCGAACGCCATGGACAGGGCGCCGGTGACCGCCCCTCCGGCCATCACGGACGGGATCACCCGCAGGGGATCCGCCGCTGCGAAGGGAATCGCGCCTTCGGTGATGAACGAGGCGCCCAGCACCCACGCCGCCCGCCCGTTCTCCCGCTCGGTGCGGGTGAACAGACTGCGGCGCAGCGTCGTGGCGAGGGCCATCGCCAGCGGCGGCACCATGCCGGCAGCCATCACGGCGGCCATGACCTTGAGACTGCCGGGCGTCGGATCGGCCAGACCGCCGACCGCGAAGGCGTACGCCACCTTGTTCAGCGGGCCGCCCATGTCGAAGCACATCATCAGGCCGAGGACGACACCGAGGATGACGGCGTTGGAGCCCGACAGCCCGTTCAGCCAGTCGGTCAGGGCCTTCTGCAGGGAGGCGATCGGCTTGCCGACCACGATGAACATCAGGAAGCCCACGGCGATCGACGCGAGCAGGGGGATCACCAGCACCGGCATGATGCCGCGCAGTGTGGGGTGCACCTTCACCCGCTGGATCGCCATCACCGCCGCACCGGCCAGCAGACCGGCGACCAGACCTCCGAGGAAGCCCGCGTCGACGGTGAGCGCGATGGCGCCGCCGACGAATCCGGGAACGAGCGCGGGACGGTCGGCCATCCCGTAGGCGATGTACCCGGCCAGCACCGGGACCAGGAAGCCGAACGCGGCAGTGCCGATCTGGTTGAGCAGCGCTGCCCAGCTGGCGGCCTCACCCCAGACGAAGTGGTCGGCCACCGACTTCGCACCGGCGATCTCGTAGCCCCCGATCGCGAAGGACAGGGCGATGAGCAGTCCGCCGGCCGCGACGAACGGAACCATGTAACTGACGCCGGACATCAGATAGGTCCGCAGACGGACACCGAAGTGTCCGGAGGATCCGGCCGAGCCGTCCGTACCGTCGGCCTGCCCGGCGCCGTCTTCGGCGATCCCGCTGATCTCGCCCCGCCCGGCCTTGGCCCGGGCCTCGGCGATGAGCTCGGCCGGCCGGTTGATGCCCGCTTTCACCCCGGTGTCGACAACCGGCTTGCCGGCGAAGCGCCCCTTCTCCCGCACATCGACGTCGTGCGCCCAGATGACGGCGTCCGCGGCGGCGATCACCCCCGGGTCCAGCCGCTCGAACCCGGCCGATCCCTGGGTCTCGACATCCAGCACGACACCCTGGGTTCGTGCGGCCGCCTCCAGCGACTCGGCGGCCATGTACGTGTGCGCGATTCCGGTCGGGCAGGACGTCACGGCGACTATGCGGAAGGGTTCCGCGGCCTGCTCCGTCGTCGGCCCCGCGGCCTTTTCCTCCGGGGCATCCTCGGGTTCCGGAGCTGTCGCGGGCGCATCCTCGCCGCGGATCAGTGCCGCCGCCACGGCCGGATCGGCCTCCGCCCGCAGCGCGTCGGTGAAGCCGGGGTCCATGAGCCGCCGTGCCAGGCTCGACAGGATGGTGAGGTGGTCGTCGTCCGCACCCGCGGGCGCGGCTATCAGGAAGACGAGATCCGCCGGACCGTCGGCGGCACCGAAGTCGATGCCCCTCCGACTCCGGCCGAAGGCCAGTGTCGGCGCGGCGACATGCTCGCTCCGGCAGTGCGGGATACCGATGCCGCCGTCCAGACCGGTGGGCATCTGGGCCTCGCGGGCCGCCACGTCGGCGAGGAAGCCGTCGAGGTCGGTGACGCGGCCGGCCGAGACCATCCGTCCTGCCAGTGAACGGGCGGCTTCGCTCTTCGTCTCGGCGGACAGGTCGAGATCGACCAGTTCCGCGGTGATCAGCTCACTCATCGCGGGGCTCCTTGCTCGTGGACCGTCCGGCGGACGGCTCGGGGGGACGGGGGAGTCGTACGACTGGACAGGGACGCGGCGGTCATGGGGCCTGGACCGGAAGCGCCAGGTTCACGGGGATGTCCGCGGTGGTGACCACCGCGGAGAGGTCGAGGTCGGCGGGCGTCGGCATGGCGCTTCCGGGCAACTGCACGGCGGCGGCGCCGTGCGCCACGGCGGAGGCCAGGGCGTCCGGCCCCGTTCCGCCCGCGGACAGGAATCCCGCGAGCGAGGCGTCACCCGCGCCGACATCGCTCCGGACGGCATCCACCCGGGCGCCGGCGAAGTGGGCTCCCGAGGGCTCCACCAGCAGTTGTCCGACGGCACCCAGGCTGGCGAGCACCGAACGCGCCCCGAGCTCGCACAGCTCCTGCGCCGCCTTCAGCGCGTCACCGACCGTCGTGAGCGGCCGGCCGACCGCCTCCGCGAGCTCCTGGGTGTTCGGCTTGATCACGTCGGGCCGCTCACGCAGTGCGGCGACGAGCGCGGCGCCGGAGGTGTCCAGAGCGATCCGGACACCGGCACCGTGGCTGCGGGCCACCAGCTCGGCGTACCACTGCGGTGACAGTCCACGCGGCAGGCTCCCGCAGCAGGCGATCCAGTCCGCGCCGGCCGAGCGGGCGCGCACCGTGTCCAGCAGACGTCCGGCCTCCGCAGAGGTGATCTCCGGTCCCGCCGCGTTGACCTTGGTGAGAGCGCCGTCGGGTTCGACGAGCGTGATGTTGACACGGGTGCTGCCGGCGATGGGCACGCCGGCGGCCTCGATGCCGTGTTCACCGAGCAGCCGGGCCAGCAGGGCACCCTCGGGCCCGCCCAACGGCGCGACGGCGACGGTGCGGTGCCCGGCCGCGGCGACCGCCCGGGAGACGTTGACGCCCTTGCCACCGGGGTCGACGCGGTCCGCGGTGGCCCGCAGGACCGCGCCACGGGTGAGCCCCGGCAGTTCGTACGTGCGGTCCAGGCTCGGGTTGGGAGTGACGGTCAGGATCATGCGCGTACCACTTCCGTGCCCCGGCTTTCGACGGCCCGGGCGTCCTCGGGGCTCAGCCCCGTATCGGTGATCAGCAGGTCCACGTGGGAGAGATCGCCGAAGCGCGCGAAGTGCTCCTGACCGGACTTCCCCGAGTCGGCGAGGAGCACCACTCTGCGGGCAGCCGCGATCACGGCACGCTTCACGGCGGCCTCGGCCAGATCGGGGGTGGTCAGGCCGCCCTCCGGGGAGAAGCCGTTCGTGGCGAGGAAGACGACATCCGCGTTGATCTCGGCGTACGCGCTCAGCGCCCAGGCGTCCACGGCCGCCCGGGTGCGGTGCCGGACCCTGCCGCCGACCAGGTGCAACGCGATCCCCGGATGGTCGGCGAGGCGGGCCGCCACCGGCAGGGCGTGGGTGACCACGGTGATCCGGGAGTCGATCGGGACGGCGGCCGCCAGTCTGACGGTCGTCGTGCCGGCATCGATGATGACGTTGCCCTCGGCCGGGAGTTCGGCAAGGGCCGCGGCGGCGATGCGGTCCTTCTCGTCGGCGGCCACGGTGTCACGCTCGGCGAGATCGGGTTCGAACCCCAGCCGGCCGGCCGGGATCGCACCACCGTGCACCCGGCGGAGGAGCCCCGCCCTGTCGAGCGTCTTGAGATCTCGCCTGACCGTTTCCGCGGTCACCTGGAACCGTTCGGCAAGTGACGGCACATCGACGCGCCCGCTCTCGCCGGCGATGCGGAGGATCTCTTGCTGCCGCTCCGGTGCGTACATGTGGTTACGTATCCGTTTCGTGCCCGAGTCTGTGGTTTCACGGGCACACTACGGTCGTGCATCAGGAAAGTAAACACATTCGGACGAAGAGTGGGCACGAACAGACTTCAGTTGTGTCGGTGCTCCGATCCGGAGCCTCTCAGTCGGAGCCGTGAGTGGCCGTCCGCGGGCTCAGGGGCCGGGCCAGGAGCGGTGCCCCCAGGACCTGATGGCCGCCGCTCGCCTGCATGCGTACCTCGCCGCGCTCGCTGATCTCGGCACGCACGATTCCGGTCTCGTCCGCGTAGACCGGGTACCCGCCGGCGCCGGAACGTTCCGTGAGACGGACGACGACCACGTCGTCCTCGGCGCCGCCCGCCTGGAAGATGAGTTCGTAACTCTCCGGGTAATCCATGATCGACCTCCCGACCGGGCGCGGCAGAAGCCGCCCGCCCGTCACCTCCATTGTTTCCCACCGGAGCGCGCGGCGCTCCAGGAGTACGGGCAGGTGACCGTACGTGTCTGAGGATGCGGAATGGGTGAGGCGGGGCGACCATCGTGTGCAAGGGACCGGACGCGTGCTGACAACTTCGCACGGCCGGGCCGTGACGCCAGGCGGCACCGCCGGCGCGATCGGACTTCGTCGGCGCGGGGCCCACGGGCTCCCGGCCGCCCCGTGGAGAGGAACTGCCGTGCTGATGGCCAATCCCGCAACGCTGCGAAATCTCGTCAAGCGCTACGAGACACTGCGAAGCACCCATGCACGGCTGGGCACTCCCGAGAGCAGGCGTCAACTCGAGGACGTCTCCTACACGCTCTGCGTCACCACCGGCACGCGGGCCGTGCCCGACGCCCTGGCTGCCGCGGCGGCACGGCTGCACGCCGTACCGTCCGCGGCGTCACCCGCCCCCGCAGAGGTGCAGCTGACCGCCTGACGCCGCGCGGCTCCCCGCGGACGGCGCCGGTTCTGCCGAACCGGCGCCGTCCGCACGTCCGGAGCCTCCAGGGCACGCGACACGCCGAATGGGCGGACGATGCCGTCGAACGGGTGACACCCGCCGGTCGGACAACATGACTGTTCGCGGACGCGGCTAGGCATGCCAGCATGAGATTTGAGCCCCGTCGAAACAAGACCGCTTCCCCGCGCACCCGTCGGCTCCGTGTCGCCGGCGGCGCCCTGTGCGCCGTTGCTCTTGCCGCCACCCTTGTGACCGGTTGTGGGCAGAACAGCGGTGACGACACCGCCGCTGAGACCTCGGAGGCTGCGAAGGTCCTTCCGAACCAGACCACCAGTCCTTCCGGGAGCCCCTCCGGCACGGCGAAGCTGACCGAGGACCAGACCGAGCGCAAGGACCTGCTGTCGACCGTCAAGGTCACCTTCGACTCGGCCGCCACGACGGCCGTCGGTGAGGTGTCCGGCGGCAAGCTGACCGACCTGGACCTGGAGGGCCTCGACGACGAGGACGACGCCTCCGGCAGCCCGAGCCCGTCCGGCAGCTCCACCAGCCCGAGCCCCGAGGCCAGCGCGAGCCCGAGCGGTAGCGGCAGCCCGAGCCCGAGCGGCAGCTCCACCAGCCCGAAGTGGATCGCGGAGGTCGCCGAGGAGGACGGCACCGCTCACAAGGTGACCATCGACGCGGTGTCCGGGGACGTGATCGACTCCGCACCCGACGCGGACCAGAGCGACGCGGACAAGAAGGAGCTGGCGGGCCAGCTCTCGAAGGCGACGCAGACGCCCCAGCAGGCGGCCAAGGTCGCCACGGACAAGCAGCCCGGCTGGGTCACCTCGATCGGCCTCGACGAGAACGACAGCAACGTTCTGGTCTGGCAGGTCGACGTGGTCTCCAAGGACTGGAACAAGACCACCTTCGACATCGACGCCGCCAAGGGCACGATCACGGACGAGCAGGTCGACAACGACTGATCATCACGCGAACAGGATCCCCGGTGGCGCACCGCATCGCGGTGCGCCACCGGGGTGTTCGCGGTACGAGGGGTCTGTGGCTCAGCGGTCCGCGTCCGTCGGACGGCGGGTGAAGCGCAGACCGGGCCGCCCGGACAGGGTGGTCGTGCCCGCCTCCACGAAGCCCGTCCGGGCGAGGACGGCCCTCGACCCGGTGTTGTCCAGCGTCGTCATGGCCCGGAGAGAGGTCAGGTCGTAGTCGGTGAAGGCCAGGCCGCACACGCTGCGCACTCCCGACGTGGCCAGTCCCCTTCCCGAGGCCCGCTCCGCGATCCGGTACCCCAGTTCCGCCGAGCCGTCGGCGACATCGACGAGGTTGACGCGCCCCAGCACCGCCCCGTCGCTGTCCGTCAGGACGTGGAAGTGGAGAATCCCCGCCGTCTGATCCGCGAGCAACTCGGAGTGCCGCGCGTCGAATCCGGAGAAGTAGTCGTCCCCCCGGTCCGGTACCGAAGCGGCGAAGTACGCGCGGTTCTCCCGTTCGAAGGCGAGCAGTGCGGGAGCGTGGTCGTGACGGAGACGTTCGAGGACTGCCATACGGTGACGATACCGAGTCACGGTCTCCTCCCGTGGTTCGCAAGGGCCCGGCCGCCTCCGGTGAGGGAACTGCCGGTCCCCGGCCGCTGGGTGGGTTGTCCGGACCACCCTCAGGGAGCGATGCCGACGTTCCCGAGGCGGCTCCACCTCCACTCCTGGGCGCGGGTCATCGCCGGCCAGTGGGTGGCTCCGGCGCGGGGGTTCACGCGCGAGGCATAGGTGGAGGGACGGTGGCCCGGCCGGAAGAAGCACCCGGTCCCGTACACGGCGTCGAAGGCGGGACAGGAGGACGCCACGGATGCCGCCGTGGGCTTGTGCCCCGTGCGTACCCACCCGGACAACGCCGAGACCGCGCCCGCGTACTCCGCCGTGCTGAGCCCGCTGTGCTCGCTCTCCTGGGTGAAGGTCTGCAGGAGGTACCGGTCGCGGTGGGCGCCGCTCAAGGTGTCGCGATACGCCGACTCGTGCTCGACGAAGGCGGTGGGGTCGTCGATGGCGTGCAGGGTGAGCACGGGAACGGAGACCGCGCCGGTCAGATCGCTGTCGTAGGAGAGGTCGCGTCGGGCGGTCCGGTCGGCGTCGAACCGTTCGACCCCGGCGTTGAGCGCCACGTCGTCGTGCGACCCCCGGTAGCGCACGTGCCTGTTGCCGAAGGGGCTGCGCAGTCCGACGCGTCGCACGATGTCGCGGAACGTGAAGGTGGCGAAGGTGAGGTGCGACTCGAGCGTCCGCTCGGGGATCTTCGTGACCGCGAGGATGTCGTCGAGGTTCCGCTGCTGAAGAGCCGTCCGCTCGGCGGGCCGAGAGCTGTACCCCGTGCACTCCTGGAGCCTGGCGCGCAGCCCCGCACCGGTCATCGCCGAGTCCTCACGGAGCCCCATCCACAGGGGGTACGCAGGCTCGGTCGGGCGTGGGTGGTTCCGGCAGTAGTACTGGTAGACGACGCGGAGGTCCACCCGGTAGTCGTAGCCGCGGGAGCCGCCCGCCAGGACACCGTTGGTGAGCAGTGCGCCGTCGTAGGGCGAGTCGGCGCCCGAGCCGTACATCTCGATCGTCTTCGCCGCGACGTTGCCGCCCCATGACTGCCCGTGGATCAGCGTGGTGCTCGGGCGCCCGAACCTCTGTGTGAACAACCGGCGCAGATTCTCCGTGTCCGAGGCGGCCATCCTCGTTCCGTATCCGCCGCGACGGTAGGCCGATCCTGCCCAGGCGTAACCCTGGTCGACCATCACCGACCAGCGCTCCAGGTCGTCCCCGCTGCGCTCCGGATCCGACTCCTCGCCCAGCCCAGGACCGCCGTGCGCGTGCAGGACCAGCGTTCCGTTCCACGAGCGGGGAACGGCGACGGTGTAGTGGGCGCCGTGGGAGTCCTGGCCCGAGTAGCACGTCGCCTTCGCCGCCAGGTCGGCCGGGCAGGGAATCGTGGTCGGTGCTCCGGTCGCCGCCGAGGCCTGCGCGGGGCCGACGAGGCAGGCCGCGAGGATCCCCGCGACACCGCCCGCCGCCATCGTGGACAGTCTTCCGCGTGAGCGCCGCCTCGGGGCGGAAGCGGTCACGACATTGCCGGTCGGGTTCTCGCTCAGGTGCATGCCGGCCGATGCTAGCCATGTCCGGGCCGTTTGCCAGAGGTCCGGCGTTTGAGTTCATATCGTTCATCGGCGATCACTTTCGGCCGTACATCGGTGCGGACGGTGACCTCATGTCTTCGCACGCGTTGTACAGGGCGTGTCCTCCTCCCTCCGCACACCCTTCACCCCGGCCGTTCCGGTGGTGGCTCCGAAGCCCTTCCTGCTGACGCCCCACCAGGGAGAGGCCGCGCGCGCGCTCCTGGCCCATGTGAGCGCGCTTCCGCTGACGACGGCCGACGCGCAACTCCTCGCGACCGTCGTCACCATCCGGGCCGCACGCGCCGGCGTCGGCAACCTCACCGGCCAGGACGTGCGCAGCCTCCGTCTGGCCGATCCGGAGGGAGCGGTCACCGCCTTCGCGGCCCTGGGCTGGCAGGGGTACGAGGCTCTGCTCGGCGGGGATCTCGTGACCCCGGTGGGCGTCATCGTGCCGGACCTCTCCGGTCAGCCGGAATCCGCCCTCCACTTCGGCAAGTTGATGCGTTCGCGGGTGTCGGGCTGGACGGTCCGGACCCTGTCCGCCAAGCCGGTCAAGAAGACCTCGACGGCGGCTCGGCTGGCCGCGCTGTTCCTGGCGGCCCACGGACCGGCCGATGAGCACGGCACGCTGCCCGCCCACCTTCCGGGCCACTGCCGGGCCGCCCTGCCCGAGCTGCTCGACAAGGGCTTCCTGCGGGAGTTGGACGGTGACAGGTACCTGCTGGCCGAGGCCGTGCGCCATCTGTCGGGCATGCGCCCCCTGCCGGATGTCCAGCCCGCCACGCGTGACGAGCCGGAGGCGGAAGGGCCGAGCTGGCAGGAGTGGAAGGACCGGGCGAGCGTCGCCCTGCGACGGCATGTCGAGGCGGTCGAGAGCTGCCCCGAGTGTGCGCTGTCCACGGCCAGGGT
The DNA window shown above is from Streptomyces sp. Alt3 and carries:
- a CDS encoding DUF4230 domain-containing protein, with the translated sequence MRGCLPFAGVCAAALVLLFLGSRLSLPGLGDLFEEKTTDRSGPAVLKSIQDMSAYEAASGNFQVVVDLEKDAKYLPDAIRGTRTLYVGAGTVGASVDLGKVGPDGVTVNEDRTTAELVLPRAVLGKPALDPDRSYAVSKQRGILDRLGDFFSDNPGSEQAVNKLAARHIGEAAEESGLTKRAEKNTTSMLQGLLGSLGFEKVTVRYTDPPR
- a CDS encoding mycothiol transferase encodes the protein MNSAGIFADAFERIHAAVHAAVEDLPPEDLNARLDDGANSISWLVWHLTRVQDDHIADAADTEQLWFAEDWASRFELPLEKGSTGYGHSSAQVGSVKVGSADLLLGYFDAVHEQTLAFVRGLDGRSLDRVVDDAWSPPVTLGVRLVSVISDDLQHAGQAAFVRGALERRHQVSDVATPVRA
- a CDS encoding helix-turn-helix transcriptional regulator, producing MGARPDITAWRPDVEGIDEVFHAHFADHAYPMHTHDAWTLLIVDEGVVRYDLDRHEHGAPSSVVTLLPPHVPHNGVAATPGGFRKRVLYLDTGQIGADLVGHAVDRPVLRDPRLRHRVDQLHRTLVRPGDELEAQSRLALVSERLARHLRDEPVAPQTHDRRVAYALRDLLDEHFVEGLTLREAAEKLHSHHTHLVRAFSREFGMAPHQYLTGRRVDLARRLLLGGMRLPEVAASAGFYDQSHFSRHFKRVVGTSPGHYARTGVATSETWWRRSSAPRTNAA
- a CDS encoding DUF2000 domain-containing protein, translated to MTDDNAPVRFDTKIAVLLRDDLETWQRLNVTAFLVSGLGTQVPEVVGEPYADADDTPYLPMFRQPVLVFTGSKELLSTAHGRAVGRGATLAVFTSDLFATGHDKANRAAVRAVRRDDLDLVGLAVHGPRNGVDKILKGASMHP
- a CDS encoding protein-tyrosine phosphatase family protein, whose product is MTETWDPAGAGVLRLPTGRLVRGRGLRHPLPAGPDPTLTVHLLGSAPSPVTWESAWLRWPDFRLPADRAAARSVLTEAWSRAPAERVEVACGGGRGRTGTALACLAVLDGVPAEEAVAYVRRNYHPKAVETPWQRRYVVRFAAD
- a CDS encoding HPr family phosphocarrier protein → MYQRTVHVGSRSGLHARPASLFVQAAMRQPVAVTVGHEGTAPVDARSMLSVLALAAQHGDPLVLSAVGDSAPDAVEELAGLLSQDLDGKA
- a CDS encoding PTS fructose transporter subunit IIABC — protein: MSELITAELVDLDLSAETKSEAARSLAGRMVSAGRVTDLDGFLADVAAREAQMPTGLDGGIGIPHCRSEHVAAPTLAFGRSRRGIDFGAADGPADLVFLIAAPAGADDDHLTILSSLARRLMDPGFTDALRAEADPAVAAALIRGEDAPATAPEPEDAPEEKAAGPTTEQAAEPFRIVAVTSCPTGIAHTYMAAESLEAAARTQGVVLDVETQGSAGFERLDPGVIAAADAVIWAHDVDVREKGRFAGKPVVDTGVKAGINRPAELIAEARAKAGRGEISGIAEDGAGQADGTDGSAGSSGHFGVRLRTYLMSGVSYMVPFVAAGGLLIALSFAIGGYEIAGAKSVADHFVWGEAASWAALLNQIGTAAFGFLVPVLAGYIAYGMADRPALVPGFVGGAIALTVDAGFLGGLVAGLLAGAAVMAIQRVKVHPTLRGIMPVLVIPLLASIAVGFLMFIVVGKPIASLQKALTDWLNGLSGSNAVILGVVLGLMMCFDMGGPLNKVAYAFAVGGLADPTPGSLKVMAAVMAAGMVPPLAMALATTLRRSLFTRTERENGRAAWVLGASFITEGAIPFAAADPLRVIPSVMAGGAVTGALSMAFGCTLRAPHGGVFVVPLIGEPFLYLLAIAVGTAVSTALVVALKGMRRAPDSNAHVDDGSAVTVAA
- the pfkB gene encoding 1-phosphofructokinase yields the protein MILTVTPNPSLDRTYELPGLTRGAVLRATADRVDPGGKGVNVSRAVAAAGHRTVAVAPLGGPEGALLARLLGEHGIEAAGVPIAGSTRVNITLVEPDGALTKVNAAGPEITSAEAGRLLDTVRARSAGADWIACCGSLPRGLSPQWYAELVARSHGAGVRIALDTSGAALVAALRERPDVIKPNTQELAEAVGRPLTTVGDALKAAQELCELGARSVLASLGAVGQLLVEPSGAHFAGARVDAVRSDVGAGDASLAGFLSAGGTGPDALASAVAHGAAAVQLPGSAMPTPADLDLSAVVTTADIPVNLALPVQAP
- a CDS encoding DeoR/GlpR family DNA-binding transcription regulator; amino-acid sequence: MYAPERQQEILRIAGESGRVDVPSLAERFQVTAETVRRDLKTLDRAGLLRRVHGGAIPAGRLGFEPDLAERDTVAADEKDRIAAAALAELPAEGNVIIDAGTTTVRLAAAVPIDSRITVVTHALPVAARLADHPGIALHLVGGRVRHRTRAAVDAWALSAYAEINADVVFLATNGFSPEGGLTTPDLAEAAVKRAVIAAARRVVLLADSGKSGQEHFARFGDLSHVDLLITDTGLSPEDARAVESRGTEVVRA
- a CDS encoding DUF6296 family protein, with amino-acid sequence MDYPESYELIFQAGGAEDDVVVVRLTERSGAGGYPVYADETGIVRAEISERGEVRMQASGGHQVLGAPLLARPLSPRTATHGSD
- a CDS encoding DUF5133 domain-containing protein; protein product: MLMANPATLRNLVKRYETLRSTHARLGTPESRRQLEDVSYTLCVTTGTRAVPDALAAAAARLHAVPSAASPAPAEVQLTA
- a CDS encoding PepSY domain-containing protein — its product is MRFEPRRNKTASPRTRRLRVAGGALCAVALAATLVTGCGQNSGDDTAAETSEAAKVLPNQTTSPSGSPSGTAKLTEDQTERKDLLSTVKVTFDSAATTAVGEVSGGKLTDLDLEGLDDEDDASGSPSPSGSSTSPSPEASASPSGSGSPSPSGSSTSPKWIAEVAEEDGTAHKVTIDAVSGDVIDSAPDADQSDADKKELAGQLSKATQTPQQAAKVATDKQPGWVTSIGLDENDSNVLVWQVDVVSKDWNKTTFDIDAAKGTITDEQVDND
- a CDS encoding GNAT family N-acetyltransferase — protein: MAVLERLRHDHAPALLAFERENRAYFAASVPDRGDDYFSGFDARHSELLADQTAGILHFHVLTDSDGAVLGRVNLVDVADGSAELGYRIAERASGRGLATSGVRSVCGLAFTDYDLTSLRAMTTLDNTGSRAVLARTGFVEAGTTTLSGRPGLRFTRRPTDADR